In the genome of Thunnus albacares chromosome 8, fThuAlb1.1, whole genome shotgun sequence, the window ACAGCCTATTAATAGAATTGTGATTGGTTCCTCCTCTTTCAGCTTTCAGCGACCTCGCAGATAAAGAGGAGTTACTCAGGAGGTTCTTGAACCTCTCTGACACCACATTCAGCAAGGAAACGGTTCCAGTTCAACCACAGCCAACAGATGATTCTCATCACAACTCACCAACCAGAGAAGAGGACAGCCAGAATCCACCAACCACAGAGGAGCACACTGAGGCAACACCTTCCATATTCCATGAGGACAGGGATGAGAAGGTAGAACAATGCTTTTCTTTCCACACTAACCCTTATGTCGAAAGTAGAAAACCTTCATGACTTGGGTCCTAAGACAAACCATAAATTATATACTGTAGaccatttaaaacaaacattttaaatgctgttCATATACTTTCAAGAATAGTTTCTTTATATTGATAGATGTTGTAATTGCATGATTTCCTGACCTGATGATTGCACTGTTAATTTCCTATTCCAATTTTCAATTTACACAATTTTTTTCCAATCCAATTTTGTTATACagtgcaaaatgcattttactaATCAATATATTCCTCCAGGTGCCAGATATTGGCCCAACAGCTGACTCGTTCACACATGATACCAGTCCCAGTTCCACCAGCATGCCTTCCAGTGAAGCCACTGCAACTGAATTCAGTATAGACACCAGTGTAACCAAAGATGCCGACGAGGATAGGTTGGATGACCCCGCAGCCAAAGACATTGAAGATAAAGTCCTGATCCAAAAGGATGTAAATGACGTTAATGCCAAAGATGGTCGAGACAGCAGAATATATGAGGTAGACAGTCCTGAAGAGGTAACCTCTGAGAACACGTGGGAGAGGACAGAGGTGCTGGCAGGTAAGGACAGATTTCCACTAGACTTCACACACTTATATTTATTGTCCCCATTTCTGTGGTTTAATGAGGTAATTAACTGAGTTCAGCAGTATCTGAAGACTTAACAGGTAAAGCTTGTAATGAACTaataaagaatacattttttgagtTGTGAAGTTAGTATAAAACagatgattttctgttgatgccAAGTGCTTTTAGAATATTAGGATTTGAAGTGAtgaatgtattttgtatttaggCTTCACAAACAAGTACATACAAGTGTCTTCTATCTCAAAGTTAAGAAAGGTCTGTGAAACATTAGCAGCAAGTGTGGGACACTGTCAagaaaatttaacattttaatatttcctcatttcctctccagCGGTGATAGCATGCGGAGTGATTGgattcctctgtgctgttttcctcctcctcctcctcgcctaCCGCATGAAGAAGAAGGATGAAGGTAGCTATGACCTGGGAGACACCAAACTTCCCACAACAGCCTATCACCAAGCGCCTACCAAGGAGTTTTACGCCTGAACTGACAAACGGAGACTTAACAAAAACTGTCACCTGCCAATCAGGATTTCAGAATGGAAGATTGATCCTCCCGTTGAAGTTTGAAGTCAAGCTCCTCTGCTCTTCTACAATGCTCACCTCTCATCTCTCCTACCTTCCTCCTCTGCTATCCTTCCACATCCTTCTCTACATAATGCTCAGTGTTTGTGAAGAGGAGGACCTAAGGGAACAAAATAAGACTATTAAATTGCATTCCTATCATTCCATTCCAGGGAAGGAGTTCAGACATCAAAACACATCTTACATTTTAAGAAAGGAATAGAGTATCACGATGGATCACAGCCATTCTCGTCTAGGAAAGTAATCAACTCAAGTATTGATAATACTGTGCCTTTAGACCCACAGTACTTACCTAAGCTGAACCCGCCAAGCTCAGCTTAACAACGCGAGGGAATTGGCAGAAACGTATGAATAGGAAAGCTTTAATGCATATTGAATGTCGTCAATTAAAACGGTACCATATAATGGGATTAACATTACAAAGGACCTTCAAAAGTTTGACACCCTTTTCCCTTTATTTGAGGTCAAATTTACTCTGTTTGTTAACATCTTTCAttgttacatttcattttctgtatgCTTTCTTTGCTGActtgaagattttttttgtcgTTATGTGAGGAATGAATATGTTATTTCATATGCTGTCCAGTATTGGTGTGAGAGATTTTGTTACTCTGCAGGTACatacttttgttgttttctcacaGATATTTGACACTTGCAGAACTGACCAAATATAAATGtgctttatttgtcttttggaagatttatttttcagtagccttttcagtgtgtttttatgtttagagATTATATTTCCATAAGCCATTTAAAAAATAGAgatttcagtcttttcattGTATTCATACAGTGCTTGCTTTTGTAAAGGTCTGTCAACCTTGCATCTGTCCAACATTAGTAATATTTTCAGGACTATTTTATTTGGTTACTGAGTGCAGCAAGCATGTGGGACAGGATTGCTAAGGTAAAGCCAAGGCTAATGACTATAATTCAGAAACTGTAGAAGTGACCAATGTTTTCTAATGAAAGCCAAAGCACATTCCTTTCTGACTATCAGCTGTATACAGCTATAATAGTTGGTTTGAAGTTAAAGGGACAGTGACAGCATTCAGTGTTTCCTACAGTATCTAGAGACAGGGCTTATCCACACAGCAGGGTTAGAGAGATATAATCA includes:
- the LOC122987481 gene encoding syndecan-2-like produces the protein MRNLWLLFVVGLATGFISEKLLVSSQSPSSTADDLYLEGRPSGDFPIDDEDSEDNGSGSGSGDYAFSDLADKEELLRRFLNLSDTTFSKETVPVQPQPTDDSHHNSPTREEDSQNPPTTEEHTEATPSIFHEDRDEKVPDIGPTADSFTHDTSPSSTSMPSSEATATEFSIDTSVTKDADEDRLDDPAAKDIEDKVLIQKDVNDVNAKDGRDSRIYEVDSPEEVTSENTWERTEVLAAVIACGVIGFLCAVFLLLLLAYRMKKKDEGSYDLGDTKLPTTAYHQAPTKEFYA